A segment of the Brevibacterium zhoupengii genome:
GATTCTTCAGTGGAGAACTCCTGGCCCAGAAAGCGCAGACGCGCCAGCACGTGTTCAGCCACGAGCTCTTCCAGGGCCTCGGCCCGGTCAAAGCGCTTGCTGACCAGCTCCGGATAGCGGGCGAACAGCTTCCTGCGCCGGGCCGGCAGGCTGGGATCCATCGACCCCATGAGCAGCACCTCGCGGACGAAGCGGGCAGTGTCCTCAGCCAGATTCTCCACCCCGGAATCGGAGTGGACGTAGTCATCGACCAGTTTCGCGTCGATGTTGGATTCGTCGAGTCCGACGATGGCGTCTTCCTTCGTCGCGTAATAGTTGAAGAAGGTTCGTGTGGACACGCCGACGTCGGCGGCGATGTTCGCGACCGTCGCGCATTCGAGACCCTCATCGAGAACCCGAGTGATTGCCGCATCATGCAGCGCATGACGCGTCTGACGGGCCTTTTTGGCTCGGAGGGATTCGGGTTCGGATTCACGCATGAGACCATTTTTGCATCTCATGCAACATTTCACCAACTGCAAAATTGCAATTGTGCACTAATTCACGTTTTCAAACGTGAACCGCAGCCCTCACATCGGTTTCTTCACATGAGCGTCTTCAGCCGCGCCCGGTGCTGTTCGAGGACTTGGAGCTGTCCCAGAAGGGTCGTCTGCGCGGTCGTGTCCGTGGTGTCCTGGCGCTGTAGTCGCGAGTGCAGCTCCTTCGCGATGCGTTCGAGATCGTAGTCGAAGAGACGAGCCACGATGCCGCGGGCAAACCCTTCCGCGCTGACGCCGTCTGCCACCGGCAACGGCGTCACCAGCAGTTGCGTGACGTAGGGCTTGAGGTCCTCGGCGCTGGCGGAGAGGACCGCGTCGGCCCAACGAGTGGCGCCGGCTGTTCCCGCCGCCTGGGCACCGCCGGCCGATTTCAATCCGCCGGCAGCCTTCACTGCGGCTTGGATCCGTCGATAGCCGGGGTGCTCGAAGGCTCGCGCGGACAGGGAGTCGAACAGTTTGGCGTTGACGAACTCGGGATGCTGCAGCGCCACCATCAGGGCCCCCTTCTCGGTTTTGAGACGAGCGGGGCTGATCGGTGCCGACAGGTTCGACACGTCTGGGCGCTCATCGTAGACGTACTCGATCGCGGTGTCGTCTCCACCTGCTCCTCCCCCAGTGGGTGCGAATCCCGTGGATGGCAGCTGTGCACTCGTCCCCTGCGCCTGGCCCTGTCCCGATACGGGTTGACCGGAAGGCTGTTGCCCCGATGTCGGCCGCCCAGAAACCTGCGCTCCCGGTGCCTGCTGGCCCTGAGATCTGTTCCTCTGTGCCTGCGGCGGGCCTGCTTGAGCCGGCGGACCCGATGCGACCGGCGGAGCACCGGGCGGGGTCTGGGACGGGGCAGGCTGCGGCTGACGAGCCTGGTTCGCCTGCGGTTTGCTGGGGCGCTTCCGGGCATCTCTGACCGCGGATTCCACTTCGTCGATATCGACACCGATGCGTCCGGCGACGAAACGGTAGTAGTGGCTGAGACTGTTGCGGTCCCGGATGTCAGCGAGGACCTCGGCGCTGGCCTTGACCGCTGCGATCCGACCTTCGACCGAGTCGAGGTCGTAGCGAGAGATCGCGGTGGTGATGACGAACTCGAAGAGCGGTTTGCGACCGTCGATGAGTTCGCGCAGGGCCCCGTCGCCTTTCTGCATCCGCAGATCGCAGGGGTCGAGCCCATCAGGTTCGACGGCGACGAAGGTCTGAGCGGTGAACTCGCTTTCGAATTCGAAGGCGCGCAGTGCAGCCTTCTGCCCGGCCGCGTCGCCGTCGAAGGTGAAGATCACCTGGCCGGTCGGATCATCGCCGAGCAGACGCCGAACGATCTTCACGTGCTCGGGCCCGAAGGCCGTTCCGCAGGTCGCCACCGCTTGCGTGACACCGGCCAGGTGCGCGGCCATGACATCGGTATAACCTTCGACGATGACTACGCGTTTGGTCTTCGCGATGTCCTTCTTGGCCAGATCCAGCCCGTAGAGTACTTGGTTCTTATGGTAGAGAGCGGTCTCCGGAGTGTTCAGGTACTTCGGCCCCTGGTCGTCGTCGAACAGGCGCCTGGCACCGAAGCCGATGGTCCGAGAAGTCATGTCCTTGATGGGCCACACGACCCGGCCGCGGAAACGGTCGTAGATGCCGCGGCCGCCTTCGCTGGCCAGACCTCCGGCAAGGACCTCCTCCTCGGTGAAACCGGCCCGCTTGAGCTGGCTGGTCAGCGCATCCCAGGACTTGGGGGCGAAGCCGAGACCGAACTCCTTGCTCGAACTCAGGGGAAAGCCACGGCCTTCGAGGAACTCCCGACCGATCTGCCCCTGCTCGGATTCAAGGCACTGGGTGAAGAAGCGCTGCGCGACTTCGTGCATCTCCAGCAGCCGCTGTCTGCGGCTGGCCTGCTCACGATCGGGGCCTTTGCCGTCTTCGTAGCGCAGATGCATCCCGATCTTGCCGGCCAGAGCCTCGACCGTCTCAACGAAGCTGAGCTGTTCGACCTTCTGCAGAAACGAGAACACGTCGCCGGACTCACCACAGCCGAAGCAGTGGTACATCCCGACCTGGGGTCGGACCGTGAAAGAAGGAGTCTTCTCATCGTGAAAGGGGCACAGCCCCTTGAGCGAGCCGATTCCCGCGGTCTTGAGCGTGACGAATTCACCGACGACCTCGTCGATGCGGGTTCGACTGCGCAGCTCGTCGATGTCCTCACGTTTGATCAGTCCGGCCATGGTCTAGAGACGATCCCCCGCCCCTGCTTTGAGCTGGTGGTACAGAGCCCAGGCGGAATGGTCGGTCAGCGAGGCGATCTGGTCGACGACGACACGCAGCCGGGCCGCATCGTCGGCAGCTTCGAAGTAGTCGGCCCTGAACATCGGGTCGAGTTTGGTCGGCGTCGCGGAGTACCACTGGGCGAGCTCCGTGATGACGGCAGACTGGATGTCATGGAGTCGCAGACGGTCTTCGGCGACCATCACCGTCAACGTCGCCATGCCTTTGAGGACAGCGATCTCGACGACCGTAGGCTCGGGGACGACCAGCGAGGCCGCATAACGAGCCAGGGGCTCCCAGCCGAACTCCTCACGTGTGGCGGCTTCCGCCGCGCCGACGAACCGTCCGATGAGCTGGCTCGTCATGTGCTTGAGCGTGGCCTGGGCCTTCCTGGAACCGTCATAGACATCCGCCGGCCAGTACGCAGCCGCCTGCAGTCGCGACAGCGCTTTGTCCATCTCTTCGTCGCTCGTGGTCGGCAGATACCATTTCCGGGTGATGTCGAAGAGCTCGGCCCGACGACCCTCCGCAGCGAATTCGTCCAGATGCAGGTGACCGCCGGCGATCGCGTCCTCGACGTCGTGGACGGAATAGGAAATGTCGTCGGCGAGGTCCATCACTTGGGCTTCGATGCAGCGTTTGCCGTTCTCGATCCCGTCACGGTAGAAGTCGAAGACTCCCCTGTCGTCGTCGTAGACGCCGAATTTGCGCACACCGGAGTCACGCCGCCCCGCGGACGCTTCGCTCCGTGACCAGGGGTATTTCGTCAGCGCGTCGAGGCTGGCCCGTGTGAGGTTGAGTCCTGCCGGTCGGCCGTCATCGGCGATCACCTTCGGCTCGATCCGGGTGACCAGGCGCAGCGTCTGCGCATTGCCCTCGAATCCGCCGATGTCGATGCACAGAGCGTCGAGAATGGTCTCACCGTGGTGGCCGAAAGGCGGGTGGCCGAGGTCATGACTCAGGCACGCGGTGTCGACGATATCGGGATCGCAGCCTAAGTATCGGGCGAGTTCGCGCCCGACCTGGGCCACTTCAAGGGAGTGGGTGAGTCGGGTGCGGACGAAATCATCGGTGCCTGGTGAGACGACCTGAGTCTTGGCACCAAGCCGACGCAGTCCCGCCGAGTGCAGCACCCGAGCTCGGTCACGCTGAAAGGCCGAGCGGCGTGGATTCTTCGCCGGTTCGCTCACCCATCGTTCCTCGTCCCACGGCGTGTAGACCGCCACGGTCCCCGAGCGCACCGAGGTGCGTGGGTGAGTTTCGAATGGCATTGTCATCCTCCCGAGATGTCGAGTTCCGCCTCGGAAAGCAGTGACTTTCCGCTCACATCGAAGATGCGGGAGTCGAGCCACCCTTCGGGCAGATGCGGCTTCTTCGGGCGGGTCGTCCGCCCCCGGGAGCCTTCCGCGTCCGTACCAGGATACGGTGCGTCCTGATCGAGCTGGGCCAGCAGCCCCGCGAGTTCCTCGAGCGAGGAGACCATCGCCAGCTGACGCCGCAGGTCTCCCCCGACCGGGTAGCCCTTGAAATACCAGGCGATGTGTTTGCGCAGGTCACGAACGCCGTAGAACTCGTCCTCGTAGTATTCGGCCAGATACTCGCCGTGCTTGTACACGGCACGGGCCACCTCGGCGAGACCGGGCTGGAAACGTTCATCGCTGCCGCCCAGGGCATTGGCGAGGTCGCCGAACAGCCACGGTCGTCCCTGGCATCCGCGTCCGATGACGACGCCGTCGCACCCGGTTCTGCGCATCATCTCCAGAGCGTCCTCTGCTGCGAAGATATCGCCGTTGCCCAAAACGGGCACAGTGTCGCCGAGGTGGTCCTTGAGTCGGGCGATGGCGTCCCAGTCCGCCTGACCCGAGTACAGATCCGCTGCGGACCGACCGTGGAGGGCGACCGCTGCCACACCCGCGTTGCGGGCAGTCTCGCCGGCGTCGAGGAAGGTCTGGTGGTCCTTGTCGATGCCTTTGCGCATCTTCACGGTCAGAGGGATGCCGCCGCGGTCCGCCTCGGTCACGGCTGTGGTGACGATGGCTTCGAACAGGTCCTTCTTCCACGGCAGGGCCGAGCCACCGCCCTTCCGGGTGACCTTGGGCACGGGGCAGCCGAAGTTGAGGTCGATGTGGTCGGCGCGGTCTTCGTCCACGAGCATCCGCACTGCCTGCCCGATCGTCTCCGGGTCGACACCATAGAGCTGAACCGAACGCGGGGTCTCGTAGGGCTCGTGCCGGATGATGCGCATGCTCTTGGGGCTGCGTTCGACCAAGGCCCTCGACGTCACCATCTCCGTCACATACAGGCCGGCTCCGTATTCGCGGCACAGGCGCCTGAAGGCCGTGTTGGTGATCCCGGCCATCGGCGCGAGCACCACCGGCGAGGACAGCTCGATGGGGCCGATGCGCAGGGGCTCGACAACGGCTGGGGATACTGATTCTGGGGCAGGGCTGATGACACTCACCATGCCATTATCCCCGAGCAGTCAAATGGTGGGGCGCCTGCACGGGCAGCTGCCGCCCGCTCACGATCGCGCATGTGAAGCCTCCTCAGATTCTTCTCTGTCTTCATCAACCCGTTCGGGGACGAGAAATTCCCGAATGTCCCATTCGACGTCGAGGCCCAGCTCCTGAGCGAGACGATCATCATGGGTGATGACGAGCATCGCTCCTCCGAATCCGTCCAAGGCGGTCACCAGCGCAGTCAGTGAGGAGAGGTCGAGGTTATTGCCTGGTTCGTCGAGGATGAGCAGCTGCGGCGCGGGGTCCTGGAACAGACTCTTCGCCAGAGCCACTCGAAAGCGTTCCCCTCCCGACAGGGTCGAACACAGCTGCTCGGTCCGTCCGGCCCGCAGTCCCATGGCGGCCAACACCTCATGGACTCGGTGTGGTCCGAGACCAGGGTTGTCCTCCCTCACTGCTTCCATGACGGTCAGCGTCGGAGGCAGTCTGTACTGCTGGTCGAGGAAACCGCTCGCCACAGGAACGGTGAAGGTCAGATCGGGAAACAGCTCGTCGATAGGGGCACCGGTGTCGTATCGCCCGGCGATCGCCGACAGCAGGGTCGACTTCCCGGAGCCGTTGGCACCGGTCAGCCTGATCCGCTCGGGGCCGACGATCGTACGTGGCTGCTCCAGCACCGGCCCGGAGACGTCGAGGACACGCTTCGCCGAATGGATCACGGTCTCGGGCAGATCCAGGCGGATGCTTGAGTCCCTGCGCAGAGCGTCCTTGGCGGTGCGCACCGAGGAACGGGCGGCCTCCTCGTCGTCTGCCTTGTCTCCGCGCCGCTTCGCCGCGCTCTTCTGGGCGAAGTCGGTCAGTCCATTCATGACGATCTTGGGACGGCGCTTGTTCTCCTTGTCCTTGGCAGCCTTGCGATCGGCCCTGGCCAGCTTCGTCTCGAGTTCGATGCGCTGGCGCTTCTCGATCGCCAGGGATTTCTTCGCATCGACGAGGTGAGCGAGCTTCGCCTCCTCTTCGGCGGCGACCATGCGTTCGTAGTCGTCGAAGTCTCCACCGTAGATGCGCAGCTGGTCCGTCATCTCGACGATCGTCGTCACCTCTGCCAGGAGGGCACGGTCGTGTGAGATCACGAGTGTCGGCCCCGTCCGGTCCCGCAGCAGGGAGGCCAGTCTGCGGCGCCCCGCCTCGTCGAGGTTGTTGCTCGGTTCGTCGAGGATCAGCCAGCGATCACCGGCCAGGGCCGCCCGAGCCAGTCCGATGCGCATGGCTTGGCCGCCGGAGAAGGTCGACAGCCGCCGATCGAGAGCCGCGACGTCGAGTGTGAGTCCGAGATCGGCCAGGACGCTCAGCGCCCGTTCTTCGATGTCCCAGTCATCGCCGATGACATCGAAGTCGGTGAGATCGGCGTCACCGGCCAGAGCCGTCGACAAGGCCGATCTGATCTCGCTGATTCCCAACGCCGAGGCGACGCTGGCCTCGGTATGGGGCAACAGCTGATCGATGTACACCGCGCCCTCGGCACCGGTGGCTGAACCCGAGCTGGGGCCAAGCTGTCCGGCGATGATTCTGGCGAGGGTGGATTTGCCGATCCCGTTGTCACCGACCAGCCCGACAAGGGAGGCAGGGATCGACGCAGTGAGAGAAGTGAAGATCTCGGTGTCATCGCCGAGGCGGTAGCCGAGTTTCGAGATGGATATGGCAGCAGTCATGTGTGTCCTCATTTCGTGCACAGAAGTGCGCTGCGGGTCCGTAGCACCCGCATGATGCGGAAATGAGGAATTACTTCACGAAGTGACTGTCTTTCGCCGGGAATGTGTCAGATCAAGGATGACGGAGGTCGACCGACTTCGTCAAGGGCTGTTGCGAATCTCAGACGATGATGAGCATGAGCTCCGCGGGCTCGCTTCCGGGGTTGGACAACTGGTGCGGAACATCGCCTGGCGCCTGCGCGCAGTCTCCGACTCGCAGCGTGGTCCGGCGGTCGATCGTGACGATTTCGATGGTGCCGGCGAGCACGAAGAAGGTCTCACGCGAGCCGCTGCGGTGGGCGGCGAAGGACGCCGTTTCGCAGTGCGGATCAAGCTTGTAGTGCACCACTTCCATGTTCTCCTGCGGCGCAGGGAGGTCACGACGCAGAGTGCCTCTGCCGTATGCGCTGTGAGCGGGAATGGCGGCGCTGGGGGTGATGACCACCTCGGGCGGGGCGAGGAGCTCTCCCACGTCGACGCCGAGGGCACGGGAGAGCCCCATGGCGTTCGAGACTGATGTGTCCTGTTCCCCGCGCTCGATCTTCGACAGAGCCGCTCGAGAGATTCCGGCGCGCACAGCAAGTTCGTTGAGAGTCAGGTCGTTGTACTTGCGGCGCGCCCTGATGCGCGCGCCGAATACTCGAGCTCCGAGATCTTCCGTGTTCGCCATGGTGACATCATAGATTATTCTTGAATAGTAGAGTGAATTCTACCAAGCCTCACTTCTTCACACGATGGACTTTTTTCTATGACTCCACTCCTGGCACTGACGCCCATTGTGCTCGCGATCGCTCTGCTCGTATTCAAACAGAGCTCATGGATCGCCGCAGCTGCCGGGGTCATCGCCGCCGGGGTGGCCGTCATTCTCTTCTTCCCGACCCCCTTGTCGGTTCTCCTCGAATCCGGTGCGGACTACTTCCCACTGATCCTCGAAGTCGCCCTCATCCTTCTGTTCGGCATGGTCCTGGCACGCCTACTCGAGTCATCAGGGTCGATGGGCGAGATCTCCTCCTGGGTCGAAGCTGCGGCGCCGAGTCGCGCGCTCGGCGTCGCCCTCGTCGTGTTCGGACTCGTCCCCTTCGCCGAGTCGGTCACCGGGTTCGGCATCGGGGTGACGATCGGAGTCCCGGTCCTGCGACTGCTCGGCTGTTCGCTGCGGCAGTCGGCGATCCTCGGGCTGCTTGGCCTCATCGCCGTTCCCTGGGGCGCGCTCGGTCCCGGAACCACGGTCGCCGCCGCGCTCACCGGCATCAACGTCGACGATCTCGGCGTCGCAACAGCGTGGATCAATGCGATTCCCGTCATCATCGTGGCCACCTCGGTGATTCTCGTCATGCGCCCCGGACTGTCCTCCAGCTTCGGAATCATTGCCGCCGCGGCTCTGATGTGGTCTGGCATCCTTGCCGCGAACATCCTCATCGGCATGGCCCCAGCCGGCATCATCGGCTCATTGCTCGTCATCGCCGTCATGGGCACCCTCTTCATCATCCGCCGCCGCAGAACCGGCTTCACACGCCAATTGGGTCTCGCGGTCCTGCCGTATACGACGCTCACAGTGGGCCTGCTCGTGGCCCGCGCATTGGAATCCGCAGTCCCGTCACTGGTGACACAGATCGTGGCCTCTCCCCCGTTCTGGTTAGCCGCCGCCTGTGTGATCGCCGCGCTCAGGGTCACCGATCGCGGCACTGTGACCTCCGCCGCCGTTCGCTCCTGGCTGCCGATCGGGGCCGGCACCGCCGCCTTCATGCTCATGGGCTGGATCATGACGACGACCGGGATGAGCGCGTCCATCGGGACCTTGGTGCCGGCCGGACTCGTCCTCTTCACGCCCTGGCTGACTGCAGTCGGAGCCATCGTGACCGGGTCGAACACCGGCGCCAATTCCATGTTCACCGGCACCATCGACGCGGTCGCCACGGCCTCCCACGTCTCCTCACTGCCGGTGGTGGCCGCAGGAAACGCCGCCGCCTCGCTTGCGGCACTGGCCGCTCCCCCACGGGTGGCGATGTCAGTGCAGATGGCAGATCCCTCAAGCCCCGCCTCGGCGAATGACATCGCCTGGGTCCAGGGACGGGCACTGACCGTCGCAGGGATCAACGCGGTGGCCCTCGGCCTCTGGATTCAGTTCATGGCCTGAGCCCGGAACACGGACCTCAGACGCGGATGATCTCGCGCGGGAAGTCGGTGAACGTGTCGCAGCCGGTATCCGTGATGAGGACTGACTCGGAGAGTTCGTAGCCGTAGCCGTTCATCCACATGCCGCAGATGAGGTGGAAGGTCATTCCGGCCTCGAGGATCTGGTCGTCCTCGGTCCTGATCGAGATTGTGCGCTCGCCCCAGTCGGGTGGGTACCCGATGCCGATGGAGTAGCCCAGCCGGCTCGGCTTCTCCAGGCCGGCCAGCGCCAGCACCCGGTTCCAGGTGCGGGCCAATTCGGCGGTGGGCACCTCCGGTGCGGCGACGTCGAGAACCGCGGCCAGTGCTTCGGAGACGACACCCTCGAGTCGGATGAGCTCCTGCTTCGGCTTTCCCACGACGGCGGTGCGCGCCAGGGGCACGTGATAGCGACGGTGGACGCCTGCCAGCTCGATGCTCACCGACTCATCGGCAACGAACTTCCGATTCGTCCAGCTCAGGTGCGGGGTGTCCGCGCTCTCCCCCGTCGGCAGGAGCGGAACAATGGCCGGGTAGTCACCCCAGGCACTGCCGCGTCCGCGGGCCTGGGCCGCAGCGATCTCGGCCGCCACCTCATTCTGAGCGACACCGGCGCCGATGGTCGCCAAGGCAGCGTTCATCGACTCTGTGGTGACCTCGGCGGCATTGCGCATCAGTGCGACTTCGGCTGGGGACTTGATCGCGCGGATCCAATTGACCAGCTCGAAGGAATCCACCAGGCGCCACTCCGGGACCCCGTTGACCAGCGAACGGAAGGCACGCGGAGAGAAGAAGTGCGAGTCCATCTCGACCCCGACCGGCGAGGAAGAGGCACGGGCGACTTCCCAGCGCTGCCGCAGTGCGAAGGACACCCAGTCGAAGGGATGGATGTGGGGGCGCTGCACGTAGCGTTCCGGATAGCCCACGATGTCCTCCGGGGGCAGCCACGAGGTGTGCATAGCGCCCCGGGCATCCATGTCCCGCATGAACAGAGTCAGCGGTCCCGACGCCGGGACGAAGAGGAGCTGAGGGGTGTAGAACGACCAGGCGTTGTACCCGGTGAGGTAATAGACGTTGGCAGGGTCGGTGACGATGAGTGCAGACAGACCCTGGTCGATCATGCGATTGCGCACCGAGGCGATGCGCCCCAGGTACTCATCAGGGGAGAACGACAGCTCGTTCGCGCCGATCGTGTCGACCTCACCGGGACGCGGCTGTGGGCGAGCCCTGACTTCCTGTCCTGCCCGGCCCTGCTCGGCTCCGGGCCGCATTCCCTGCACGTCTGGCCGGTTGTCTTCACCAGCGTAGAACAGCTCACCCTCATTCATGATTACAGTGTGGTGAGCCAGCTCACACCGTGTCAATCACTGTCACACGCGTGTTGTCAGGGGTGAAAATGCCAATTCATGACGGATCCAGAATGATTGTTTTTCGTATTCGACTGAATTCGCATACGAATCTGCGCATTCCGACGGAATCAATGGTAGATTGTGTTGAGACCCAAATCACGGAGGTGAAGAATGGCCCACTTGGTGCCGAGCGGAAGCAATCACCGCCTGGGCAATCTCGATGAGAAGTCGAAAGCGATCATCGTCGAATTGCAGCACGACGGACGCAAGTCCTACTCCGCCATCGGCAAGTCCGTGGGGCTGTCCGAGGCTGCCGTCCGACAGCGGGTCTCCAGGCTCATCGATTCCGGCGTGATGGAAATCGTCGCCGTGACCGATCCCTTGAGCCTGGGCTTCGCCCGACAGGCCATGGTGGGTGTCAAGGTTCGGGGCGATATCTCCAAGGTCGCCGATCGACTGCACGGATACGACGAGATCGATTATCTCGTTGTCACCGCAGGGTCGTTCGACATCTTGGTCGAGATCGTCTGCGAATCGGATCGCCACCTGATCGAATTCGTCAATGAAGAGCTGCGTTCGATCGACGCCGTCGTGGACACCGAGCTCTTCATGTACCTCTCACTCGAAAAGCAAAAATACAATTGGGGGACGCGATGACAGAGAATGTCACCAGAGCTGGCACCAGCTACCAGGATGCCATCCGCAACAACGTGTGGATGCATATGGCTCCGCACCAGTCACTGTTCAACGGTGGTGAAGCACCGATCATCACTCGTGGTGAAGGCCACCACATCTTCGACGACAAGGGCAAGAAGTACCTTGACGGACTGGCCGGACTGTTCACCGTCCAGGTGGGCCACGGCCGCGAGGAGATCGCGAAGGCGATGTCGGATCAGGCGATGAAGCTGCCCTTCATGCCCCTGTGGTCCTTCGCGCATCCGCAGGCCATCGAGGTTTCGGAGCGCCTGGCCAGCTATGCCCCGGGTGACCTCAACCGTGTCTTCCTCACCTCCGGTGGCGGTGACTCGGTCGAGTCCGCGATGAAGCTGGCGAAGAACTACTTCAAGGTCACGGGCAAGCCGGGCAAGCACAAGATCATCTCGCGTGCCACGGCCTACCACGGCACACCTCACGGCGCACTGTCCGTGACCTCGCTGCCGGACCTGCGTGAGCAGTTCGCTCCCCTGGTCCCCGGTGCGATCAAGGTGCCCAACACCAACTTCTACCGCTCACCCGAGCCCTACGCCCACGATGAGAAGGCCTTCGGCCGCTGGGCAGCGGACCGCATCGGTGAGGCCATCGAGTTCGAGGGTGCCGACTCAGTTGCGGCAGTCTTCCTCGAACCGGTGCAGAACTCCGGCGGCTGCTTCCCGCCGCCTCCCGGCTACTTCGAACGGGTCCGCGAGATCTGCGACGAGTACGACGTGCTCCTGGTCTCGGACGAGACGATCTGCGCCTACGGTCGTATCGGCGACATGTTCGCCTGCAACGACTTCGGCTACGTGCCCGACATCATCACCAGCGCCAAGGGCATCACCTCCGGTTATGCTCCGCTGGGTGCAATGATCGCCTCGGATCGTCTGTTCGAGCCCTTCGGTCCCGGCGGGGACGAGACCTTCTACCACGGCTACACCTTCGGCGGACACCCCGTCTCCTGTGCGGCCGCCATGGCGAACTTCGATGTGTTCGAGAAGGAGAAGCTCAACGATCACGTGCACGAGAACGCTGCTGCGTTCAAGTTCACGCTTGAGAAGCTCAAGGACCTGCCGATCGTCGGCGACGTCCGCGGTGAGGGCTTCTTCTACGGCATCGAGCTGGTCAAGGATCGCGACACCAAGGAATCCTTCACCGAGGAGGAGTCGGAGCGCATCCTCAAGAACTTCGTCTCGGCGAAGATGTTCGACGACGGCCTGTACTGCCGCGCCGATGACCGTGGCGACCCGGTCATCCAGCTCTCGCCTCCGCTGACCGTGGGTCAGAAGGAGTTCGACGAGATGGAGCAGATCATCCGCGGAACCCTGACCGAGGCCTGGACCAAGCTCTGATCACAGCCTGAAGCCTGGTCGCATGGAAGCTGCCCCGATTCCTCATTGAGGAGTCGGGGCAGCTTCATGCCAGGCGTCCGCACTTCATGTCGCTGACCCTCCGTCCCGGGCGGCTGACGGTGCAAGGCGTGGCGGCGGACGCAGGCCCGATCGTACGACGAGCACCCCCAGAGCAGTCGTCAGCGGAATGGCGATGACCAAGCCGATCGAACACACGAGGATGCTCACGACCTCAATGGCCATCTCTCCCAGTGTCAGGGTCTCGAAGAACGACTGGTCGTGGGCGGAGACGATGAGGAGTGTGGTCAGCGCGGACCCCACATAGGCGAACGTGATCGTGTACACCGTCGAGGCGATGTGGTCGCGACCGATGCGCATCGCTCGGGCGAAGAGCTGCCTGGATTTGAGATCTGGTGCCACTGTGGCCAGTTCCCAGACCGCCGACGCCTGAGTGATGGTGACGTCGTTGAGAACGCCGAGTCCGGTGACAAGGATCGCGCAGACGATCAGGTCAGCCAACGACACGTCCGTAGTGCCGGTGAGGAGGAATCCCTCTTCGGAATAGGCGATGCCGAGATTAGCCCAGGAAGTCATCCATGCACCGAGCAATCCCGTGAAGACGATGCCGGCAACG
Coding sequences within it:
- a CDS encoding L-lactate permease; this encodes MTPLLALTPIVLAIALLVFKQSSWIAAAAGVIAAGVAVILFFPTPLSVLLESGADYFPLILEVALILLFGMVLARLLESSGSMGEISSWVEAAAPSRALGVALVVFGLVPFAESVTGFGIGVTIGVPVLRLLGCSLRQSAILGLLGLIAVPWGALGPGTTVAAALTGINVDDLGVATAWINAIPVIIVATSVILVMRPGLSSSFGIIAAAALMWSGILAANILIGMAPAGIIGSLLVIAVMGTLFIIRRRRTGFTRQLGLAVLPYTTLTVGLLVARALESAVPSLVTQIVASPPFWLAAACVIAALRVTDRGTVTSAAVRSWLPIGAGTAAFMLMGWIMTTTGMSASIGTLVPAGLVLFTPWLTAVGAIVTGSNTGANSMFTGTIDAVATASHVSSLPVVAAGNAAASLAALAAPPRVAMSVQMADPSSPASANDIAWVQGRALTVAGINAVALGLWIQFMA
- a CDS encoding M24 family metallopeptidase, producing the protein MNEGELFYAGEDNRPDVQGMRPGAEQGRAGQEVRARPQPRPGEVDTIGANELSFSPDEYLGRIASVRNRMIDQGLSALIVTDPANVYYLTGYNAWSFYTPQLLFVPASGPLTLFMRDMDARGAMHTSWLPPEDIVGYPERYVQRPHIHPFDWVSFALRQRWEVARASSSPVGVEMDSHFFSPRAFRSLVNGVPEWRLVDSFELVNWIRAIKSPAEVALMRNAAEVTTESMNAALATIGAGVAQNEVAAEIAAAQARGRGSAWGDYPAIVPLLPTGESADTPHLSWTNRKFVADESVSIELAGVHRRYHVPLARTAVVGKPKQELIRLEGVVSEALAAVLDVAAPEVPTAELARTWNRVLALAGLEKPSRLGYSIGIGYPPDWGERTISIRTEDDQILEAGMTFHLICGMWMNGYGYELSESVLITDTGCDTFTDFPREIIRV
- a CDS encoding Lrp/AsnC family transcriptional regulator: MAHLVPSGSNHRLGNLDEKSKAIIVELQHDGRKSYSAIGKSVGLSEAAVRQRVSRLIDSGVMEIVAVTDPLSLGFARQAMVGVKVRGDISKVADRLHGYDEIDYLVVTAGSFDILVEIVCESDRHLIEFVNEELRSIDAVVDTELFMYLSLEKQKYNWGTR
- a CDS encoding aspartate aminotransferase family protein; amino-acid sequence: MTENVTRAGTSYQDAIRNNVWMHMAPHQSLFNGGEAPIITRGEGHHIFDDKGKKYLDGLAGLFTVQVGHGREEIAKAMSDQAMKLPFMPLWSFAHPQAIEVSERLASYAPGDLNRVFLTSGGGDSVESAMKLAKNYFKVTGKPGKHKIISRATAYHGTPHGALSVTSLPDLREQFAPLVPGAIKVPNTNFYRSPEPYAHDEKAFGRWAADRIGEAIEFEGADSVAAVFLEPVQNSGGCFPPPPGYFERVREICDEYDVLLVSDETICAYGRIGDMFACNDFGYVPDIITSAKGITSGYAPLGAMIASDRLFEPFGPGGDETFYHGYTFGGHPVSCAAAMANFDVFEKEKLNDHVHENAAAFKFTLEKLKDLPIVGDVRGEGFFYGIELVKDRDTKESFTEEESERILKNFVSAKMFDDGLYCRADDRGDPVIQLSPPLTVGQKEFDEMEQIIRGTLTEAWTKL